A genomic segment from Armatimonadota bacterium encodes:
- a CDS encoding glycosyltransferase family 39 protein has protein sequence MRRVIACGALLAACLFLFFWRIGRVPLFDLDEALYVTCAKEMLVTGNFITPQINFRPPYNPAQTLVPFFEKPILAYWLCAASMKLYGSSEGAARLPSALVALLTVGLITVIGWRWRCPRAGLFAGICFAAAPMTIVDARQMTTDGLLVLCFAASLAGFWLAYATILRTDGGTWLHRAGWLLFWTSCALSILTKGAIGIVLPALVIAVFIAGGQWRLSCRLGAGATLSLEPQPTPAPGAIRVLRALRPLPGCLVLIVIAGPWHYLIWRAGGVDGLGFTWVQQYIIRQHIGRFQGLDKLHNEPMLSYLLFFALGFFPWSCFAFPALCRRLPRLDSGGSGAEPLERFLRVWFWTIFIFFSAGAAKLPTYIAPAYPAAALLTGAWLDRLLTLAPNAAAIRSLRKSVAVALLFSGIIAIATWIGPLFMRKGAPVPADVIHAVRFATTGMLILTAIAACIARCGRSRQAVLGTLSSLVIAIFVLISVAVTRGYAAARNDVLGPYQRMAVAAKADAASGVPIIYFHIVPRRPSMNYYGGYSPDERRDIPLLPYAHPFLDQSKVGVDIVTTDHNSTTYVAPEARAEGDTWRILAEDNGWLVGRLERPIHPRTSDANSRNPAR, from the coding sequence CCGGCTCAGACGCTGGTACCGTTCTTCGAAAAGCCGATACTGGCATACTGGCTGTGCGCGGCATCTATGAAGCTGTACGGATCCTCCGAAGGCGCAGCTCGACTGCCGAGCGCCCTCGTGGCGCTTCTGACGGTTGGATTGATCACCGTGATCGGATGGCGCTGGCGGTGCCCGCGGGCTGGCCTTTTTGCCGGGATCTGCTTCGCCGCAGCGCCGATGACGATCGTGGACGCGCGCCAGATGACGACGGATGGGCTACTGGTGCTTTGCTTCGCAGCCAGTCTTGCGGGCTTCTGGCTGGCTTACGCCACGATTCTGCGAACCGACGGCGGCACATGGCTGCACCGTGCCGGCTGGCTGCTGTTCTGGACGTCGTGCGCACTTTCGATATTAACCAAAGGCGCAATCGGCATCGTGCTGCCGGCGCTCGTAATCGCCGTCTTCATAGCAGGCGGGCAGTGGCGCCTTAGCTGCCGACTTGGCGCCGGTGCGACTTTAAGCCTTGAGCCACAGCCAACGCCGGCGCCCGGTGCAATACGGGTTCTGCGCGCGCTGCGGCCACTCCCAGGGTGCCTGGTACTGATCGTTATCGCGGGTCCGTGGCACTACCTGATCTGGCGGGCCGGGGGCGTGGACGGCCTGGGCTTCACCTGGGTGCAGCAGTACATCATCCGGCAGCATATCGGTCGCTTCCAGGGGCTGGATAAGCTTCACAACGAACCGATGCTGAGCTATCTGCTGTTCTTCGCACTCGGTTTCTTCCCATGGAGCTGCTTCGCATTTCCTGCGTTGTGCCGGCGATTGCCGAGACTGGATAGTGGAGGTTCCGGCGCCGAACCACTGGAGCGGTTCTTGCGCGTATGGTTCTGGACGATCTTCATCTTCTTCAGCGCCGGCGCTGCGAAGCTTCCCACATATATCGCCCCAGCCTACCCCGCCGCCGCCCTGCTGACCGGCGCCTGGCTGGACCGACTACTTACGCTGGCTCCGAATGCGGCCGCGATACGGAGCCTTCGAAAATCGGTAGCAGTAGCGCTGCTGTTCTCCGGCATTATCGCGATTGCGACCTGGATCGGCCCACTGTTTATGCGGAAAGGCGCCCCGGTTCCAGCCGACGTGATTCACGCCGTGCGCTTTGCAACCACCGGCATGCTGATCTTGACAGCGATCGCGGCGTGCATTGCGAGGTGTGGCCGCTCGCGCCAGGCGGTTCTGGGTACGCTTTCCAGCCTCGTAATCGCCATTTTTGTCTTGATCTCCGTAGCCGTAACGCGCGGCTACGCGGCTGCGCGGAATGACGTGTTGGGGCCGTATCAGCGCATGGCCGTTGCGGCAAAGGCGGACGCTGCGAGCGGAGTACCGATCATCTACTTCCATATCGTTCCGCGCAGGCCGAGCATGAACTACTACGGCGGCTACTCGCCAGACGAGCGGCGCGACATACCGCTGCTCCCGTACGCACACCCATTTCTGGATCAATCGAAGGTTGGTGTGGATATTGTAACCACAGACCACAACTCAACCACTTATGTCGCCCCGGAGGCGCGGGCCGAAGGCGACACCTGGCGCATCCTCGCCGAGGACAACGGCTGGCTGGTCGGCCGGCTAGAGCGCCCTATTCACCCTCGGACTTCCGATGCCAACTCGCGAAACCCTGCCAGGTGA
- a CDS encoding SdpI family protein, which produces MIHLVAAVMTGMLFMVASVPLIQGRIPRNRLYGFRVPKTMSSDAIWYAANAYSGKMFFLAGAVTTLAAIACSPILLFGSTGAGIYSGAWVLIMLAALAVCLYRSFRYLGRL; this is translated from the coding sequence ATGATTCACCTGGTGGCGGCAGTGATGACGGGCATGCTGTTCATGGTGGCCTCGGTTCCGCTCATTCAAGGGCGTATTCCTCGCAACCGGCTGTACGGATTCCGCGTGCCGAAGACGATGAGCTCGGATGCAATCTGGTATGCCGCCAACGCATACAGTGGCAAGATGTTCTTTCTGGCAGGCGCCGTGACCACGCTGGCAGCAATTGCATGCTCGCCCATACTTTTGTTCGGATCAACCGGCGCCGGTATTTACAGTGGCGCGTGGGTGCTGATAATGCTTGCGGCGCTCGCCGTCTGCCTGTACCGCAGTTTCCGGTACCTTGGTCGGTTGTAG
- a CDS encoding serine hydroxymethyltransferase — protein sequence MTSTAPGAPPTFHSTASHLERVAAVDPEVYELAVRETARQRAVVRLIPSENYTSAAVMQAMATVFCNKYSEGYPARRYYEGNEVIDDLESLARDRATELFGADHANVQTYSGSPANMAAYFALMKPGDTVLGMHLPSGGHLTHGWNVNFSGIIYRSVFYGCDPEHGITGMDPETGVLDYDEILRIARRARPNVIFAGGTAYPRHWNYQKFAEIAAEVGAWFVADIAHVNGLIVGGVHPDPVPWADVVTSTSHKAIRGPRGGFVLCKDRPMMDDPNQRLPDRIDKAVFPTLQGGPHGNTMAALAVCFKEAATQAFRDYAGLVVQNAQSLASALQDRGFHLVTGGTDNHLILVDVVKSRGVPGKPYARALYDAGIEANFNSVPNDPRKPFSPSGLRIGTPAVTTRGFGAEQMVQIAEWMDRVASGAIKDGKTWRFDEGVVRAVREEVTDLCSDVRFPVPGIDC from the coding sequence ATGACGTCTACCGCTCCGGGAGCACCACCTACTTTCCACAGCACAGCTTCGCATCTTGAGCGTGTGGCCGCTGTCGATCCGGAGGTCTACGAACTTGCCGTTCGAGAGACGGCGCGGCAGCGTGCGGTCGTGCGGTTGATACCCTCCGAAAACTACACGTCTGCAGCCGTCATGCAGGCTATGGCCACGGTGTTCTGCAACAAGTACTCGGAAGGCTATCCCGCCCGGCGCTATTACGAAGGAAACGAGGTCATTGACGATCTCGAAAGCCTGGCGCGTGACCGGGCGACCGAACTGTTTGGCGCCGACCACGCCAACGTGCAGACGTACAGTGGTTCGCCGGCAAATATGGCTGCGTACTTTGCGCTGATGAAGCCGGGAGACACGGTGCTTGGGATGCACCTGCCCAGCGGCGGACACTTGACGCACGGCTGGAACGTGAACTTCAGCGGCATCATCTACCGTTCGGTGTTCTATGGTTGCGACCCGGAGCATGGTATCACCGGGATGGATCCCGAGACCGGTGTTCTGGATTACGATGAGATCCTTCGGATTGCGCGCCGCGCGCGACCAAATGTGATTTTTGCGGGTGGCACAGCCTATCCGCGCCACTGGAATTACCAGAAGTTTGCCGAGATTGCAGCCGAAGTTGGCGCATGGTTTGTAGCCGATATCGCGCACGTCAACGGGCTTATCGTCGGTGGCGTCCATCCCGATCCTGTGCCATGGGCCGATGTCGTCACCTCGACCAGTCATAAGGCTATCCGCGGGCCCCGTGGCGGATTCGTGCTCTGTAAAGACCGGCCAATGATGGACGACCCCAACCAGCGCCTGCCGGACAGAATCGACAAGGCGGTGTTTCCAACGCTGCAGGGTGGGCCGCATGGAAATACGATGGCCGCGCTGGCCGTCTGCTTCAAGGAGGCAGCCACACAGGCGTTCCGTGATTATGCTGGCCTGGTGGTGCAGAATGCGCAGAGTTTGGCATCAGCTCTGCAGGACCGTGGGTTCCACCTGGTGACCGGTGGAACGGACAACCACCTGATTCTCGTCGACGTGGTCAAGTCGCGCGGCGTCCCAGGCAAACCTTATGCGCGAGCTCTCTATGACGCCGGCATAGAGGCCAACTTCAACTCGGTACCGAACGACCCGCGAAAGCCGTTTTCACCAAGCGGCCTCCGAATCGGCACGCCGGCAGTGACGACGCGTGGATTTGGTGCCGAGCAGATGGTCCAGATTGCCGAATGGATGGATCGTGTTGCGTCCGGCGCCATCAAAGATGGTAAGACGTGGCGCTTTGACGAAGGTGTTGTTCGGGCAGTTCGCGAGGAGGTCACCGACCTCTGTTCCGATGTGCGGTTTCCGGTGCCTGGGATCGATTGCTGA
- a CDS encoding UvrD-helicase domain-containing protein, with translation MNDWAAARRDAVTWRRELGLDSAGNPTCIPGAAAVHAALTASGFTVTLLRPDDPLLGGAIAVLDRCAGQIWMRSDLDDERRLFVTAHELGHYRLHPDYSGGESSAVANEEAWGDDLFDEAVGYSPVERNENEANVFAAEFLMPAQVLQHLFYDQGWTATQIAAHLGVGYERLLRRMPHALLLPDVEKSPAVDTQPGSLQLDAEQQRAAWLETGPALVDAGPGTGKTRVLTARITWLMEHQHIQPHEILALTFTNRAANEMRTRITRGTGAKGERVWIGTFHSFALDLLRKEGAGVGVAARPAIADTVDAVAMLLAERDRLQLRTSSGEPASARWLAGGLQAISRACNALKSPDSITAAAIGRSDVAEVTRLWSALTTLMEERSMLFLGELVARAVHLLQKEPAVLRRQQAMYHHLLVDEYQDVNQASAEMVRLMAGGGSGLWVVGDARQTICRWNGSDPHTVSNFRAAWPNASVVSLRANYRAAPPLVRLVSGVASHEALPGLRGMGFSIDAATQQSGDLWNAVRQEAPGNEITIVRAEDDEAEADFVAEQCSSSHRKGRPWRDHAVLCRTHAQAASMADRLRRRDVPVLAMGMMWQRPEVRDMIALLKAGGGDTLASRRLSTIPALSSEAGRIADDPFTANATAEEPGDTSSAWSLLAGSLFERTDYLRSAGIADNAEAACHRLSIYGVLQRAWRPAAASTRQHRLMTPCELGDRLLLEIECHANRASAPPPGLYEMDAVSLLTIHSSKGLEFPVVFLPQLAGEHFEWQAGADIDSDDAEDTSNEASLDAESLFFVGLSRARDSLFLSWGELSDGRPCQPVRFLQAITGAAPAQSRRRVNSRNEPPTGRPVLQGCSLSKVTDFQWCPRLTLYREAGDTVGDTTNLVLFRFVQTAVEAVGGACAGRAAANVPDVAEQAMKQFAADAAPEERADLQRLLPRALGFCAAIADACASRHVDPRPRGLVLSTRWGEIRSKPNLVCSERGDLVFERLVWRSLRASDARDERCLIWSASLRQKAKRPPRVFVRSLTTRDVTEVQNTRQNEDLCVRTAEGTLREMASKQYRPAPAEYKCSVCPMFLLCPHN, from the coding sequence ATGAATGATTGGGCGGCAGCGCGCCGCGATGCGGTCACCTGGCGCCGTGAGTTGGGCCTCGACAGCGCCGGGAACCCAACCTGCATTCCGGGCGCAGCCGCCGTCCATGCTGCACTGACTGCCTCCGGTTTCACAGTGACGCTGCTTCGCCCCGATGACCCGCTGCTTGGCGGCGCCATCGCCGTACTGGACCGCTGCGCCGGCCAAATCTGGATGCGGAGCGATCTGGATGATGAACGTAGGCTCTTTGTCACGGCGCATGAGCTGGGCCACTACCGGCTCCATCCGGACTACTCCGGTGGTGAGTCGAGCGCGGTGGCCAATGAAGAGGCATGGGGCGACGACCTCTTCGACGAGGCAGTTGGGTACAGCCCGGTAGAACGGAACGAGAACGAAGCAAACGTCTTCGCGGCGGAGTTTCTTATGCCGGCGCAAGTACTGCAGCATCTGTTTTATGATCAGGGATGGACGGCCACACAGATCGCCGCGCACCTGGGTGTTGGGTACGAGAGACTCCTGCGCCGGATGCCACACGCCCTCCTGCTGCCAGATGTGGAAAAGTCGCCGGCAGTTGACACGCAGCCAGGCAGCCTGCAACTGGATGCCGAGCAGCAAAGGGCCGCATGGCTTGAGACCGGACCGGCTCTGGTTGACGCCGGCCCAGGAACCGGCAAAACCAGAGTGCTCACAGCGCGAATAACGTGGCTGATGGAGCACCAACACATCCAGCCGCATGAGATACTCGCGCTCACGTTCACCAACCGCGCGGCCAACGAAATGCGCACGCGGATCACCCGGGGTACCGGCGCAAAAGGCGAGCGCGTATGGATCGGCACCTTCCACAGCTTTGCGCTCGATCTACTTCGGAAGGAGGGTGCGGGCGTTGGTGTGGCTGCGCGCCCGGCCATAGCCGATACCGTGGACGCAGTTGCAATGCTGCTGGCGGAGCGGGACCGCCTTCAGCTAAGGACGTCCTCCGGTGAGCCTGCCTCGGCGCGTTGGCTGGCCGGAGGTCTGCAGGCCATCTCGCGCGCTTGCAACGCCCTCAAGTCGCCCGACAGCATCACGGCTGCGGCGATTGGTCGCAGCGATGTAGCCGAAGTAACACGATTGTGGAGCGCGTTGACGACGCTGATGGAGGAGCGATCGATGCTCTTCCTGGGTGAGCTCGTGGCGCGGGCTGTCCACCTACTGCAGAAGGAGCCGGCCGTTCTACGGCGGCAGCAGGCGATGTACCACCATCTGCTGGTAGACGAATATCAGGATGTGAACCAGGCCAGCGCTGAAATGGTTCGATTGATGGCAGGTGGTGGCAGCGGACTCTGGGTAGTCGGCGATGCGCGCCAGACAATCTGCCGATGGAATGGCTCCGACCCCCACACGGTCTCCAATTTCCGCGCCGCATGGCCGAACGCAAGCGTGGTTTCGCTTCGCGCCAACTATCGGGCGGCGCCGCCGCTGGTCCGCCTGGTGAGCGGTGTGGCGTCGCACGAGGCTCTGCCGGGGCTGCGCGGCATGGGTTTTTCAATCGACGCCGCTACCCAACAATCGGGCGACCTCTGGAACGCCGTGCGGCAGGAGGCGCCGGGGAACGAGATCACGATTGTTCGCGCTGAGGATGACGAGGCGGAAGCCGACTTTGTGGCTGAGCAGTGCAGTTCATCTCACCGCAAAGGACGCCCATGGCGCGATCACGCGGTTCTTTGCCGCACTCACGCTCAAGCGGCATCCATGGCCGATCGGCTCCGCCGGCGCGACGTTCCAGTGCTTGCCATGGGGATGATGTGGCAGCGTCCGGAGGTGCGCGACATGATCGCTCTTCTCAAAGCCGGCGGCGGCGACACGCTCGCATCTCGGAGGCTTTCGACCATCCCGGCGCTCTCCAGCGAAGCCGGACGCATTGCCGACGATCCATTCACAGCAAACGCAACAGCGGAAGAGCCGGGCGACACGTCATCGGCGTGGTCGCTACTGGCCGGCAGCCTCTTTGAGCGCACCGACTATCTCCGCAGCGCCGGCATTGCCGATAATGCCGAGGCAGCATGCCACCGGCTAAGCATATACGGTGTGCTGCAGCGTGCATGGCGACCTGCCGCCGCGTCGACGCGCCAACACAGGTTGATGACGCCTTGCGAGCTCGGCGACCGGCTTCTGCTTGAGATCGAGTGTCATGCCAACCGCGCTTCGGCGCCGCCTCCGGGACTCTATGAGATGGACGCGGTCAGCCTGCTGACTATCCACAGCTCGAAAGGCCTGGAGTTTCCCGTGGTATTCCTGCCGCAGCTTGCCGGCGAGCACTTTGAATGGCAGGCCGGCGCCGACATCGATAGCGACGACGCGGAGGACACGTCCAATGAGGCCTCCCTGGATGCTGAGTCACTCTTCTTTGTAGGACTTTCCAGGGCTCGGGATTCGCTGTTCCTCAGCTGGGGCGAGCTGAGCGACGGCCGGCCATGCCAGCCGGTGCGATTCCTGCAAGCCATTACCGGTGCGGCGCCCGCACAGTCGCGAAGGCGGGTCAATAGTCGGAACGAGCCGCCGACCGGACGTCCGGTGTTGCAAGGCTGCTCGCTGAGCAAGGTTACCGACTTTCAGTGGTGTCCGCGTTTGACCCTGTACAGAGAAGCGGGTGATACAGTCGGTGACACCACCAACCTCGTTCTATTTCGTTTCGTTCAAACGGCCGTGGAGGCCGTAGGCGGCGCGTGCGCCGGCCGAGCCGCGGCAAATGTGCCGGATGTGGCCGAGCAAGCCATGAAGCAGTTCGCTGCGGACGCTGCTCCCGAGGAGCGCGCAGACTTGCAGCGGCTGTTGCCGCGCGCACTCGGCTTCTGCGCGGCAATCGCCGACGCCTGTGCAAGTAGGCATGTGGATCCAAGGCCGCGTGGATTGGTGCTTAGTACGAGGTGGGGTGAGATCCGCTCCAAACCCAATCTCGTGTGCAGCGAACGCGGAGATCTGGTTTTCGAGCGGCTGGTATGGCGCAGCCTTCGGGCCAGCGATGCCCGAGATGAGCGGTGCCTGATCTGGTCCGCATCACTGCGTCAGAAAGCCAAACGGCCGCCGCGCGTGTTTGTCCGCAGCCTCACAACGCGGGACGTGACCGAGGTTCAAAACACCAGACAGAACGAGGATCTTTGCGTCCGGACCGCGGAGGGAACTTTGCGCGAAATGGCCTCGAAGCAGTATCGGCCCGCACCCGCAGAGTACAAGTGCAGCGTGTGCCCAATGTTCCTTCTCTGCCCCCATAACTGA
- a CDS encoding thiolase family protein, producing the protein MIDAVVASGARTPIGRATRGMLRFARPEDMAAIVIKAAIERAGAFDPALVDEVVFGCAMPEQEQGMNVARIAALRADLPISVPAVTVNRFCASGLEAIAIGAQRIAAGQCHIVVAGGVESMSLVPFDKSPVKPNPSLLASYPDAYLSMGLTAENLAQQYAITREDADDFSLESHQRALAAMADGRFDDEIVGVPVQFATFGSDGKLSSSSHVVDRDECPRAETSAAALAALKPAFKPDGVVTAGNSSQRSDGAAAVVLMSPERARDLGVAPLGTFREYRVVGVPPETMGIGPAYAVPRLLHAANVELRDIRTVELNEAFAAQVLAVLKEFPMDRLKVNPNGGAVALGHPLGCTGARQAVTLLHRMRGGAGGLGIVSMCVGGGMGAAGLFEAAN; encoded by the coding sequence TTGATTGATGCAGTCGTTGCTTCCGGAGCGAGAACGCCGATAGGGCGCGCTACCCGCGGTATGCTGCGGTTCGCGCGTCCCGAAGACATGGCGGCCATAGTCATAAAGGCGGCAATTGAGCGTGCGGGCGCCTTCGACCCCGCTCTGGTGGACGAGGTAGTTTTCGGCTGCGCAATGCCGGAGCAAGAGCAGGGCATGAACGTGGCCCGCATTGCCGCGCTGCGAGCCGATTTGCCCATTTCGGTACCTGCCGTCACGGTAAACCGCTTTTGCGCCTCGGGACTGGAGGCTATCGCGATTGGGGCGCAGAGAATAGCCGCTGGCCAGTGCCACATCGTGGTGGCTGGCGGCGTGGAGAGCATGAGCCTGGTGCCGTTTGATAAGTCGCCGGTAAAGCCGAATCCCAGTTTGCTCGCGTCGTATCCGGACGCCTATCTCAGCATGGGGTTGACTGCCGAGAACCTTGCTCAGCAGTACGCCATCACGCGCGAGGACGCCGACGATTTTTCTCTCGAAAGTCATCAGCGGGCCCTCGCCGCCATGGCCGACGGGCGGTTCGATGATGAAATCGTTGGTGTACCCGTGCAGTTCGCCACTTTTGGTTCTGATGGCAAGCTGAGTAGCAGCTCTCACGTTGTTGACCGTGACGAGTGCCCAAGGGCTGAAACATCCGCTGCAGCGCTTGCGGCCCTCAAGCCGGCATTCAAGCCCGACGGCGTAGTCACGGCGGGCAACTCGTCGCAGCGCAGCGATGGCGCAGCCGCAGTTGTGTTGATGTCACCCGAACGCGCGCGTGATCTCGGAGTTGCGCCATTGGGAACGTTTCGCGAATACCGCGTCGTGGGTGTGCCGCCTGAAACCATGGGTATCGGTCCGGCATATGCGGTTCCGCGACTGCTGCATGCGGCGAACGTGGAACTCCGCGATATCCGCACCGTCGAGTTGAACGAGGCGTTTGCAGCACAGGTGCTGGCAGTGCTTAAAGAGTTCCCGATGGACAGGCTGAAGGTCAATCCGAATGGCGGTGCGGTGGCGCTGGGGCATCCATTGGGATGTACCGGTGCGCGGCAGGCGGTCACGCTCCTGCATCGCATGCGTGGCGGCGCGGGTGGGCTTGGCATCGTGAGCATGTGCGTCGGCGGGGGCATGGGCGCCGCCGGGCTCTTTGAAGCCGCCAATTGA
- a CDS encoding discoidin domain-containing protein, whose product MRACFHGAIALYGLNMVASPANGQTVGQITVDARPSASTNRFDPRTALGASVDSQHAGSIPYIYSRQNVSQMLSAGWQPVSYRLYTELSVQAWHWSPTGTWSDPTGAGYFTGSAPASGSIIDSWGFRLPHRGFTHDQANNDDYSRLTDGHGHTYWKSDPYLSSRYTGEPDAAHPQWIVLDLGQRVDVDAIRISWANPYAVSYQVQYWTGPQAMSDPAHGGWQTFPAGAIDRGEGRDEVRKLAASPDLVRFVRILMTASSNTWDTHGNSDPRNAMGYAVDEVYVGVIGADGSFIDDVVHEPDSGQTVTWVSSVDPWHSSSDQVIDQEQPGLDQVLGSPIARHLPAMVPVSMLYGTPDDAAAEIAYLVKKGYPLAGVELGEEPDGQYIVPEDYAALWIQWATAIRRVAPKVPLGGPVLQTTDAVAAWPDSDGDTSWLHRFFRYLSLRGALGRLGFLSFEHYPFSISSMPTDDLVAEPVIVARFFQMLKLAGAPAGVPVYITEYNCAANYNEAAVDVGGADWIGDFLGSFLTDGGSGAFYYEYEPEPLEPSPSGDCWGVLSMFPSDSLNDIRFPSAQYFAARLITQDWLSPGGGEHTVYTAASSMTNQLGQTIVTAYAAKRPDGRWGLLVINKDFTSAHAFRVVFHSTRDSGFRGSVKVSVFGPDQYGWHPNGVEGAANPDGPIQEARETVAPESTFTVPAGAMMAVTGSVR is encoded by the coding sequence TTGCGAGCGTGCTTTCACGGAGCGATTGCGCTGTACGGCTTGAACATGGTGGCGTCGCCGGCGAACGGCCAGACGGTCGGGCAGATTACTGTGGATGCGCGTCCTTCGGCGAGTACCAACCGGTTTGACCCTCGCACCGCCCTCGGGGCGTCGGTCGATTCTCAGCACGCCGGTTCCATCCCCTATATCTACTCGCGGCAAAATGTCAGCCAGATGCTTTCGGCGGGGTGGCAGCCGGTGAGCTATCGGCTATACACCGAGCTAAGCGTTCAGGCGTGGCACTGGTCACCGACCGGAACATGGAGCGACCCGACCGGCGCAGGATACTTCACCGGTTCGGCGCCGGCCTCCGGCTCAATTATCGATTCGTGGGGATTCCGGCTGCCGCACCGTGGTTTTACCCACGATCAAGCAAACAATGACGACTACTCGCGCCTGACAGACGGACACGGGCACACGTACTGGAAGAGCGATCCGTATCTGAGCTCGCGGTACACCGGTGAGCCGGATGCCGCTCATCCGCAGTGGATTGTCCTGGACCTCGGCCAGCGTGTGGATGTGGATGCGATCCGTATCAGCTGGGCGAATCCGTACGCCGTGAGCTATCAGGTGCAGTACTGGACCGGACCGCAGGCGATGAGCGACCCGGCACATGGCGGCTGGCAGACTTTCCCAGCCGGCGCAATTGACCGTGGTGAGGGGCGCGATGAGGTACGTAAGCTTGCGGCCTCACCCGACCTCGTGCGCTTTGTCCGCATTTTGATGACCGCCTCTTCCAATACGTGGGATACCCATGGCAACAGCGATCCTCGCAATGCGATGGGCTATGCCGTGGACGAAGTGTACGTCGGAGTGATTGGGGCCGATGGTTCGTTCATCGACGACGTGGTTCACGAGCCGGATTCGGGTCAGACTGTAACCTGGGTATCCTCGGTCGATCCCTGGCACAGCAGTTCGGATCAGGTTATCGACCAGGAGCAGCCGGGGCTAGACCAGGTTCTAGGCTCGCCGATCGCTCGCCACTTGCCCGCCATGGTCCCGGTGAGCATGCTGTACGGAACACCAGATGACGCTGCAGCGGAGATCGCCTACCTCGTCAAGAAGGGTTATCCGCTGGCAGGTGTCGAACTCGGTGAGGAGCCGGATGGCCAGTATATCGTGCCGGAGGATTACGCCGCGCTTTGGATCCAGTGGGCGACCGCCATCCGGAGGGTTGCCCCAAAGGTGCCGCTCGGCGGGCCAGTTCTGCAAACGACCGACGCTGTAGCTGCGTGGCCCGACTCGGATGGTGATACCTCGTGGCTTCATCGGTTCTTCCGCTACTTAAGCCTGCGCGGCGCGCTCGGTCGTCTGGGTTTTCTCTCGTTTGAGCACTATCCGTTCTCAATCAGCTCCATGCCGACGGATGACCTTGTGGCGGAACCGGTGATCGTGGCACGATTCTTCCAGATGTTGAAACTGGCTGGAGCGCCGGCGGGTGTGCCGGTATACATCACCGAATACAATTGCGCTGCCAATTACAACGAGGCGGCTGTGGATGTAGGTGGCGCCGACTGGATCGGCGACTTTCTCGGCAGTTTTCTGACGGATGGCGGAAGTGGGGCGTTCTACTACGAATACGAGCCTGAGCCGCTCGAACCGTCGCCTTCCGGAGACTGCTGGGGAGTGCTCTCGATGTTCCCGAGTGATTCACTCAACGATATCCGGTTTCCGTCGGCCCAATACTTCGCGGCCAGACTGATCACACAGGACTGGCTGTCGCCTGGCGGCGGCGAGCACACCGTGTACACGGCGGCGAGCAGCATGACCAATCAACTGGGCCAAACTATTGTAACGGCCTATGCGGCAAAGCGTCCGGATGGCCGCTGGGGCCTTCTCGTAATTAACAAGGACTTCACCTCGGCGCATGCATTCCGCGTCGTTTTTCATTCGACCCGGGATAGTGGCTTCCGGGGCAGCGTCAAGGTATCTGTCTTTGGCCCGGATCAGTATGGCTGGCATCCGAACGGTGTCGAAGGGGCCGCCAATCCAGACGGGCCAATTCAGGAGGCGCGGGAGACGGTGGCGCCTGAGTCCACGTTCACCGTGCCGGCTGGCGCGATGATGGCTGTTACCGGCTCCGTTCGATGA